The following are encoded in a window of Nibricoccus aquaticus genomic DNA:
- a CDS encoding GAF domain-containing sensor histidine kinase, whose protein sequence is MHSSPSAPDSSPPSSPSRAPGTFDPRTLPALYRISSLIGRTEDPRLALRNILSEIIAALHASSGSISLLNPDSGKLEIEVHQGLPAESDEVALRLGQGITGWVAFHGRAQLVPDVSVDSRYISMRPEIRAEMAVPMEENGQILGVINVDSDVTGGFTDPDLQLLTLCTQEATAVMTRLWQLRQLRGKARQLETLITIGHSLVSKIEQQELFDTVTRDARQVTQCRACALYLYDDTHQIVLLASLSSNNPAAPSTRESPIETSLAAAAIHTRKQIDFANIQSPEFFDLVDLPRDDSLRSVLATPMIYENEVLGVLAVFTDHVHRFNNDEKRLLAALASLGAVALQNSRLYSRVFQSEESLRKNEQLTTLGLLAAEIAHEIRNPLTVIKLLYGYLGLDFPEDDPRRTDVRVIGEKLDQLEAIVTRVLHFAKAPSSLHSRWPITDIIEDTIVLIRLKLAQSKIYLRFEPPARALVVDVHKGQIQQVLLNLLINSTQAMPDGGGITITCQTEENGPARYVHIDLTDTGPGIPEELGTRIFDSFLSGRPDGTGLGLAIAKRILLSHHGDITLEASSPQGTTMRITLPLA, encoded by the coding sequence GTGCATAGCAGTCCGTCGGCTCCCGATTCATCTCCTCCCAGTTCGCCCTCACGTGCCCCCGGCACGTTCGATCCGCGCACCCTTCCCGCGCTCTACCGCATCAGCTCGCTCATCGGCCGCACCGAAGATCCGCGCCTCGCCCTGCGCAACATCCTCTCCGAAATCATCGCCGCCCTCCACGCTTCCAGCGGCTCCATCTCTCTCCTCAATCCCGACAGCGGCAAACTTGAGATCGAGGTCCACCAAGGTCTCCCCGCCGAAAGCGACGAAGTCGCCCTCCGCCTCGGCCAGGGCATTACCGGCTGGGTCGCCTTCCACGGCCGCGCTCAACTCGTCCCCGACGTCAGCGTCGACTCGCGCTACATTTCCATGCGCCCCGAGATCCGCGCCGAGATGGCCGTCCCCATGGAGGAAAACGGCCAGATCCTCGGCGTCATCAACGTCGATAGCGACGTCACCGGCGGCTTCACCGACCCCGACCTCCAGCTCCTCACCCTCTGCACCCAGGAAGCCACCGCCGTCATGACGCGCCTCTGGCAGCTCCGCCAGCTCCGCGGCAAAGCCCGGCAGCTCGAGACCCTCATCACCATCGGCCACTCCCTCGTATCCAAGATCGAACAACAAGAACTCTTCGACACCGTCACCCGCGACGCCCGCCAGGTCACTCAATGCCGCGCCTGCGCCCTCTATCTCTACGACGACACTCACCAGATCGTTCTCCTCGCATCCCTGAGCAGCAACAACCCCGCCGCCCCCTCCACTCGCGAATCGCCCATCGAGACCAGTCTCGCCGCCGCCGCCATCCACACCCGCAAACAGATCGATTTCGCCAACATCCAGAGCCCTGAGTTCTTCGATCTCGTCGATCTCCCGCGCGACGACTCCCTCCGCTCCGTTCTCGCCACGCCGATGATCTATGAGAACGAGGTGCTCGGCGTCCTCGCCGTCTTCACCGACCACGTCCACCGCTTCAACAACGACGAAAAACGCCTCCTCGCCGCCCTCGCATCTCTCGGCGCCGTCGCCCTCCAAAACTCCCGCCTCTACTCCCGCGTTTTCCAAAGCGAAGAGTCCCTCCGCAAAAACGAGCAGCTCACCACCCTCGGCCTCCTCGCCGCCGAGATCGCCCACGAGATCCGTAATCCGCTCACGGTGATCAAACTCCTCTACGGCTACCTCGGCCTCGACTTCCCCGAAGACGATCCCCGCCGCACCGATGTCCGCGTCATCGGCGAAAAGCTCGATCAGCTCGAAGCCATCGTCACCCGCGTCCTCCACTTCGCGAAAGCCCCCTCCAGCCTTCACTCGCGCTGGCCCATCACCGACATCATCGAAGACACCATTGTCCTCATCCGCCTCAAGCTCGCTCAAAGCAAAATCTACCTCCGCTTCGAGCCCCCTGCCCGCGCCCTCGTCGTCGACGTCCATAAAGGTCAGATACAACAAGTCCTCCTCAACCTCCTCATCAATTCCACGCAGGCGATGCCCGACGGCGGCGGCATCACCATCACCTGCCAGACCGAGGAAAACGGCCCTGCCCGCTACGTCCACATCGACCTCACCGACACCGGCCCCGGCATCCCCGAAGAGCTCGGCACCCGCATCTTCGACTCCTTCCTCTCCGGCCGCCCCGACGGCACCGGCCTCGGCCTCGCCATCGCCAAACGCATCCTCCTCAGCCACCACGGCGACATCACCCTCGAAGC
- the glnD gene encoding [protein-PII] uridylyltransferase: protein MIGRIQKHALERLNFVGEVSTAQRLSACKTFLRLESAMIRMRHDARESGLVVARARAGMVDVMLAHLFDYAITSWTRQHGSTPSAVSLVALGGYGRGELNPFSDIDIMFLFPSKAKLSAVKPLQEHLVNEILYVLWDCGIKVGHSTRTVDDVFAEARKDIQTKTALLESRLIAGSESLYETFAPAYDNFSQKEDPRGYITARLEDQNSRRAKYGNTVFLQEPDIKNGVGGLRDYQNALWMARVKLGIKKMDELVEQKHLRRNECRDFQRAYEFLLRVRNELHFQSKKATDLLNLEAQPRVALGLGYTNHNLLGRVEQFMHDYYRAAQIIFRVSRVLENRLALSLEPVSRVSFREVLRGYRHQKTIRIDGFIQRGSELTAEKPDVFQEDPARLIRLFRHCQQLNIKPDFALQALISESLPLITRRVQNSPDANISFRAILSEAGAVFPALELMHDLGVLGRFIPEFAELTCLVQHEFYHRYTADIHTLHAIRELDGVFSQVEPMAAKYREALHETPDPALLYLILLLHDIGKAEGIQGHAESGVRIAIPILQRLGIEPASTEIVTFIIKNHLIMARFWQRRDVDDPKTSAGFAELVDDADKLRYLYVHTFCDARGTAGGLWNGYKDTLHTTLYRATLERLIHGEAVESRNSERTQMKHHELISKKIPGIGADEITAHFNLLPERYFIHTDTSEIALHIQMVNKLLHSITAADSVGSLKPVIEWKDDLNRSLTVVNVVTWDRAGLFYKLAGAFSVAGLSILGAKVISRTDHIAIDTFYVVEPARGVVQNHVSTETFAKTVEDALVGSKDLYPDIVAQSKKLGNRYAGTANNPETFQSSFPPTVDVYHELSMQRTIVEIQAHDQIGLLYRLAKTIYDHGFDITFARIGTERNIAIDTFYIESANHEATEDLGRLHALRDALTAIITPPTPPPVNGHSTPAVALAK from the coding sequence ATGATCGGCCGCATCCAAAAGCATGCCCTTGAGCGTCTGAATTTCGTCGGCGAGGTCTCCACCGCCCAGCGACTCTCCGCCTGCAAGACCTTCCTGCGCCTCGAAAGCGCTATGATCCGTATGCGCCACGACGCCCGCGAATCCGGCCTCGTCGTCGCCCGCGCCCGCGCAGGCATGGTCGATGTGATGCTCGCCCACCTTTTCGACTACGCCATCACCAGCTGGACGCGCCAGCACGGCTCCACTCCCAGCGCGGTCTCCCTCGTCGCCCTCGGCGGTTACGGTCGCGGCGAACTGAATCCGTTCAGCGACATCGACATCATGTTTCTCTTCCCCTCGAAGGCGAAACTGAGCGCGGTTAAACCTCTCCAAGAGCATCTCGTGAACGAGATTCTCTACGTCCTCTGGGACTGCGGCATTAAAGTCGGCCACTCCACCCGCACCGTGGACGACGTCTTCGCCGAAGCCCGCAAAGACATCCAAACCAAGACCGCCTTGCTCGAGTCCCGCCTCATCGCCGGCTCCGAATCCCTCTACGAAACCTTTGCCCCCGCCTACGATAACTTCTCCCAAAAAGAAGACCCACGCGGCTACATCACCGCCCGCCTCGAAGACCAAAATTCCCGCCGCGCCAAGTACGGCAACACCGTCTTCCTCCAGGAACCCGACATCAAAAACGGCGTCGGCGGTCTCCGCGATTACCAGAACGCCCTCTGGATGGCCCGTGTGAAACTCGGCATCAAAAAGATGGACGAGCTCGTGGAGCAAAAACATCTCCGCCGAAATGAATGCCGCGATTTTCAGCGCGCTTACGAATTCCTCCTGCGCGTCCGCAACGAACTCCATTTCCAGAGCAAGAAGGCCACTGACCTTCTCAACCTCGAAGCCCAGCCCCGCGTCGCCCTCGGTCTCGGCTACACCAATCACAACCTCCTCGGCCGCGTAGAGCAGTTCATGCACGATTACTACCGTGCCGCGCAGATCATCTTCCGCGTCTCCCGCGTTCTCGAAAACCGCCTCGCCCTCTCCCTCGAACCCGTCTCGCGCGTCTCCTTCCGCGAAGTTTTGCGCGGATACCGCCATCAGAAAACCATCCGCATCGACGGCTTCATTCAACGCGGCAGCGAGCTCACCGCCGAAAAGCCCGACGTCTTCCAGGAAGATCCCGCGCGCCTCATCCGCCTTTTCCGCCACTGCCAGCAGCTCAACATCAAACCCGACTTCGCCCTCCAGGCCCTCATCAGCGAATCGCTCCCGCTCATCACCCGCCGCGTCCAGAATTCCCCCGACGCCAACATCAGCTTCCGCGCCATCCTCAGCGAAGCCGGCGCCGTCTTCCCCGCGCTCGAGCTCATGCACGACCTCGGCGTCCTCGGCCGCTTCATCCCCGAATTCGCCGAACTCACCTGCCTCGTTCAACACGAGTTCTATCACCGCTACACCGCCGACATCCACACGCTGCACGCCATTCGCGAACTCGATGGCGTCTTCAGCCAGGTCGAACCCATGGCCGCGAAATATCGTGAGGCTCTCCACGAAACCCCTGACCCCGCGCTCCTGTATTTGATTCTCCTGCTCCACGACATCGGTAAAGCCGAGGGCATCCAAGGCCATGCCGAAAGCGGCGTCCGCATCGCCATTCCCATCCTTCAACGCCTCGGCATCGAGCCCGCCAGCACCGAGATTGTCACCTTCATCATCAAAAATCATCTCATCATGGCACGCTTTTGGCAGAGGAGAGATGTCGATGATCCGAAAACATCCGCTGGATTCGCTGAGCTGGTGGACGATGCCGATAAGCTGCGCTATCTGTACGTCCACACGTTTTGCGACGCCCGCGGCACCGCCGGGGGGCTCTGGAACGGATACAAAGACACCCTCCACACCACTCTCTATCGCGCCACCCTCGAACGCCTGATCCACGGCGAAGCCGTTGAATCCCGAAATTCTGAACGCACTCAAATGAAGCACCACGAGCTGATCTCCAAAAAGATCCCGGGCATCGGCGCGGATGAAATCACCGCCCACTTCAATCTCCTCCCGGAACGCTACTTCATCCACACGGATACCAGCGAGATCGCCCTCCACATCCAGATGGTGAACAAGCTTCTTCACTCCATCACCGCCGCCGATTCCGTCGGCTCGCTCAAACCCGTCATCGAGTGGAAAGACGACCTCAACCGCTCCCTCACCGTCGTCAATGTCGTCACCTGGGACCGCGCCGGCCTCTTCTACAAACTCGCCGGAGCCTTCTCCGTCGCCGGCCTCAGCATCCTCGGCGCGAAAGTCATTTCCCGCACCGACCACATCGCCATCGACACGTTCTACGTCGTCGAGCCTGCCCGCGGCGTCGTCCAAAATCACGTATCCACAGAAACCTTCGCCAAAACCGTCGAAGACGCGCTCGTCGGCAGCAAAGACCTCTATCCCGACATCGTCGCCCAATCTAAAAAACTCGGTAACCGCTACGCCGGCACCGCCAACAATCCCGAGACGTTTCAGAGCTCCTTCCCGCCGACCGTTGACGTCTATCACGAGCTCTCGATGCAGCGCACCATCGTCGAAATCCAGGCGCACGACCAAATCGGACTCCTCTACCGCCTCGCCAAGACCATCTACGATCACGGCTTCGACATCACCTTCGCCCGCATCGGCACCGAGCGTAATATCGCCATCGACACCTTCTACATCGAGAGCGCCAACCACGAAGCCACCGAAGACCTCGGCCGCCTCCACGCCCTACGCGACGCTCTCACTGCAATCATCACCCCGCCGACGCCTCCACCGGTCAACGGCCACTCCACCCCCGCCGTCGCCCTCGCCAAGTAG
- a CDS encoding valine--tRNA ligase has product MAEITKSYEARDVEKKWYAAWLEAKAFAGKAEPGQETYTIVIPPPNVTGILHMGHVLNNALQDAMIRRARLEGKAACWIPGTDHAGIATQTMVEKHLKKSEGKTRYDLGREEFLKRVWSWRDEKGDIILNQLKQLGCSCDWDRTHFTMDAGYSRAVLNSFVKLFDQGLIYRGKRMVNWCPASLTALSDEEVEMRPTKGFIYKLRYELVEPTTTKDADGNVVPMTHIVLETTRPETIAADVAVAVHPNDERYKHIVGKKVWRPLGERVQIPIIADEAVDPAFAAGALKVTPAHDKVDFEIGQRHGLPVIDALNADGTLNEFAGPEIAGMDRFAGRKKAAEVLKERGALLEEKAYENNVGYSQRAGVPIEPRLTQQWWLKYPRVEEAKAVVRDGLIQMHPERWTKVYLNWLENIQDWCISRQLWWGHRIPVWYKKGLDRETLTTADLNDPAKIHVSLDGPADPQNWEQENDVLDTWASSWLWPFATLGWPEAAEMEKSGFKSFYPTTTLATGADIIFFWVARMIMAGLEFAKPGAPVEQRIPFKHVYFNGIVRDKQGRKMSKTLGNSPDPLDLIAKYGADGLRFGLLQIAPLGQDVKFDEDRIESGKNFCNKVWNACRFRQMSGEMSDNCSLAAILSRVDAKQLDDDDHALLGALLDTMKTLERGFAEFEFAGATQRLYSFFWNDFCDWYVEVAKARLQDANAKAHVLAIQDLVIREFLLMFEPFAPFITEELWHLLGYGAEKSLLQDTRIETSEGFVSALAKIGATLDQSAAERVAGLKTFTSLARQLKAEQSVAQKRDVKFLALADAANWAVLESNSSKIARLVGAASVERTTSEPALPAIVTPYGTLYLDTGVKVDAAAEKARLTKELEAITKHVSGTEARLANVAFTSKAPAAVLDGARKQLAEQQAKRAELERLLKAL; this is encoded by the coding sequence ATGGCCGAAATCACCAAGAGCTACGAAGCCCGCGACGTTGAAAAGAAGTGGTATGCCGCCTGGCTGGAGGCGAAGGCCTTCGCCGGCAAAGCCGAGCCTGGCCAGGAGACGTACACGATCGTCATCCCGCCGCCGAACGTCACTGGCATCCTGCACATGGGGCACGTGCTCAACAACGCGCTGCAAGATGCGATGATCCGACGCGCGCGGCTCGAAGGCAAAGCGGCGTGCTGGATTCCCGGCACCGATCACGCGGGTATCGCCACGCAGACGATGGTGGAGAAGCATCTCAAGAAATCCGAGGGCAAGACGCGCTACGATCTGGGGCGCGAGGAGTTTTTGAAACGGGTGTGGTCGTGGCGCGACGAGAAGGGCGACATCATCCTCAATCAGCTGAAGCAGCTCGGGTGCTCGTGCGATTGGGATCGCACGCATTTCACGATGGACGCGGGTTACAGCCGCGCGGTGCTCAACTCGTTCGTGAAGCTCTTTGATCAAGGACTGATCTATCGCGGCAAGCGCATGGTGAACTGGTGCCCGGCGTCGCTCACGGCGCTGTCGGATGAAGAAGTCGAGATGCGCCCGACGAAAGGATTCATTTACAAACTGCGGTATGAGTTGGTTGAGCCGACGACGACGAAGGATGCGGACGGAAATGTCGTGCCGATGACGCATATCGTGCTGGAGACGACGCGGCCAGAGACGATCGCGGCGGACGTCGCGGTGGCGGTGCATCCGAATGACGAGCGCTACAAACATATCGTCGGGAAGAAAGTGTGGCGACCGCTGGGCGAGCGCGTGCAGATCCCGATTATTGCGGACGAGGCGGTCGATCCGGCGTTCGCGGCGGGTGCGCTCAAGGTCACGCCTGCGCACGACAAAGTGGATTTTGAAATCGGGCAGCGGCATGGGTTGCCGGTGATCGATGCGCTGAACGCGGACGGAACTTTGAATGAGTTCGCGGGACCTGAGATCGCGGGCATGGATCGTTTCGCGGGGCGCAAGAAGGCGGCGGAAGTGTTGAAGGAACGCGGTGCGTTGCTCGAAGAGAAGGCTTATGAAAATAATGTCGGCTATTCGCAGCGTGCGGGCGTGCCGATCGAACCGCGGCTCACCCAGCAATGGTGGCTGAAATATCCGCGCGTCGAGGAAGCGAAGGCGGTTGTGCGCGACGGCCTTATCCAGATGCACCCAGAGCGCTGGACGAAGGTTTACCTGAACTGGCTGGAGAACATTCAGGACTGGTGCATCAGCCGCCAGCTCTGGTGGGGGCATCGCATCCCGGTTTGGTACAAGAAGGGACTCGATCGCGAGACGCTGACGACGGCCGATCTCAACGATCCGGCGAAGATTCATGTGTCGCTGGATGGTCCGGCCGATCCGCAGAACTGGGAACAGGAGAACGACGTTCTGGATACGTGGGCGTCTTCCTGGCTCTGGCCGTTTGCGACGCTGGGCTGGCCGGAAGCGGCGGAGATGGAGAAGTCTGGTTTCAAGAGTTTTTACCCGACGACGACGCTCGCAACGGGTGCGGACATCATCTTCTTCTGGGTCGCGCGCATGATCATGGCGGGCTTGGAATTCGCGAAGCCGGGCGCGCCGGTAGAGCAGCGCATTCCGTTCAAGCATGTTTATTTCAACGGCATCGTTCGCGACAAGCAGGGGCGCAAGATGTCGAAAACGCTCGGAAATTCGCCTGATCCACTCGACCTGATCGCGAAGTACGGTGCGGACGGACTGCGCTTCGGTTTGCTCCAGATCGCGCCGCTCGGGCAGGACGTGAAGTTCGACGAGGACCGCATCGAGAGCGGGAAGAACTTCTGCAACAAGGTATGGAATGCCTGCCGTTTCCGCCAGATGAGCGGCGAGATGAGCGACAACTGTTCGCTCGCGGCGATTCTTTCGCGCGTGGATGCGAAGCAGCTCGATGATGACGATCATGCGCTGCTCGGCGCGTTGCTCGACACGATGAAGACGCTGGAACGCGGTTTTGCGGAATTCGAATTCGCGGGCGCGACGCAGCGGCTGTATTCGTTTTTTTGGAACGACTTTTGCGACTGGTATGTTGAGGTCGCGAAGGCGCGTTTGCAGGATGCGAACGCGAAGGCGCATGTGCTGGCGATCCAGGATCTCGTGATCCGCGAGTTCCTCCTGATGTTCGAGCCGTTCGCGCCGTTCATCACGGAAGAGCTGTGGCATCTGCTGGGCTACGGCGCAGAGAAGTCGCTGTTGCAGGACACGCGGATCGAGACGTCGGAGGGGTTTGTGAGCGCGCTGGCAAAGATTGGCGCGACGCTCGATCAGAGCGCGGCGGAGCGTGTGGCTGGATTGAAGACGTTCACCTCGCTGGCGCGTCAGTTGAAGGCCGAGCAATCGGTGGCGCAGAAGCGCGATGTGAAGTTCTTGGCGCTGGCTGATGCGGCGAACTGGGCGGTGCTGGAAAGCAATTCGTCGAAGATCGCGCGGTTGGTTGGCGCGGCTTCGGTGGAGCGCACGACTAGCGAACCGGCCTTGCCGGCGATCGTGACGCCGTACGGCACGCTGTATCTCGACACGGGCGTGAAGGTGGATGCGGCGGCGGAGAAGGCGCGTCTCACGAAGGAACTCGAAGCGATCACGAAGCATGTCTCCGGGACGGAAGCGCGTCTGGCGAATGTGGCGTTCACGAGCAAAGCTCCGGCGGCGGTGCTGGACGGCGCGCGTAAGCAGCTTGCAGAGCAGCAGGCGAAGCGGGCTGAGTTGGAGCGGTTGTTGAAGGCGCTGTGA
- a CDS encoding phosphoadenylyl-sulfate reductase, whose product MSTTETAAVSLDLEKLSAEDRVKWAVEQFGDGLVMTTSFGIQAAVMLHLVTRVAPKIPVIFIDTGYLFPETYKFARDLTESLGLNIKKYVPAMTAAEQEALHGKQWEQGIDGLKRYNFINKVEPMDRAVRELGATAWLAGLRRTQGSTREALKVVQQQNKITKVHPIIDWDNRTVHRYLTQHGLNYHPLWDQGYVSVGDWHSTTKLLDGMKEEDTRFGGLKRECGLHETSGKGDFQI is encoded by the coding sequence ATGAGTACGACCGAAACCGCAGCTGTGTCCCTCGACCTTGAAAAACTCAGTGCGGAGGACCGGGTGAAGTGGGCGGTGGAGCAGTTTGGCGACGGGCTCGTGATGACGACGAGCTTCGGGATTCAAGCGGCGGTGATGCTCCATTTGGTGACGCGTGTGGCGCCGAAGATTCCCGTGATCTTCATCGATACCGGTTATTTGTTTCCGGAGACGTATAAATTCGCGCGGGATCTGACCGAGTCGCTTGGCCTTAACATCAAGAAGTACGTGCCAGCCATGACTGCGGCTGAGCAGGAGGCGCTTCATGGGAAGCAGTGGGAGCAGGGGATCGACGGGCTGAAGCGGTATAACTTTATCAACAAGGTTGAGCCGATGGATCGCGCAGTGCGCGAACTCGGTGCGACGGCCTGGCTGGCGGGTTTGCGCCGCACGCAGGGCAGCACGCGCGAGGCGCTGAAGGTCGTGCAGCAGCAGAACAAGATCACGAAGGTTCACCCGATCATCGATTGGGATAACCGCACGGTGCATCGCTATCTGACGCAGCACGGGCTCAATTATCATCCGCTGTGGGATCAGGGGTATGTGTCGGTCGGTGACTGGCACAGCACGACCAAGCTGCTCGACGGGATGAAGGAAGAGGACACGCGTTTCGGCGGTCTCAAACGCGAGTGCGGGCTGCACGAGACCAGCGGCAAAGGAGATTTTCAGATCTGA
- a CDS encoding ankyrin repeat domain-containing protein, translated as MSFLSRLFPRKIMSEADALSALKVSVVQSDTQRIKELIAQYPSLLEKSDVKGMRPLHWASEAQSLSSIACLVDLGADVTQKEAMGYTPEQIAYWHGEFRMGAYTDVCLKIVDRLKKSPTAENT; from the coding sequence ATGTCGTTCCTCTCTCGATTGTTTCCACGGAAGATCATGTCGGAGGCTGACGCATTATCGGCGCTGAAAGTTTCTGTCGTGCAGAGTGATACGCAGCGAATCAAAGAGCTCATCGCGCAGTATCCGAGTTTGCTGGAGAAGTCTGACGTGAAGGGGATGAGGCCACTTCATTGGGCGAGCGAAGCTCAGTCGCTTTCGAGCATCGCGTGCTTGGTGGATCTTGGTGCTGATGTTACCCAGAAAGAGGCAATGGGGTATACGCCGGAACAGATCGCATATTGGCATGGGGAGTTTCGGATGGGTGCCTACACCGACGTGTGCTTGAAAATCGTCGACCGCTTAAAGAAGAGTCCGACTGCGGAAAACACCTGA